The following proteins are co-located in the Candidatus Planktophila lacus genome:
- a CDS encoding MBL fold metallo-hydrolase, translated as MLVTSFVAPMFATNCWVIAAGPGQECIIVDPGMPDISHEIEALISEHGLKPVAALITHGHLDHTFSVKPLADGYGISSYIHTEDRDLLLKPQGAHGAEFIQTLDAMKFEEPNEVKNLRHGDEIDLLDMKITAIHAPGHTRGSTMFTINDELLITGDVLFAGSIGRTDLPSGSHEAMQKTLKTRVLPLNDGLRVLPGHGPETTIKFERKNNPYLKELQA; from the coding sequence ATGTTAGTTACCTCTTTTGTAGCCCCTATGTTTGCCACAAACTGTTGGGTGATCGCTGCAGGACCTGGCCAAGAGTGCATCATCGTCGATCCAGGTATGCCAGATATTTCACATGAGATTGAGGCTCTCATTTCTGAACATGGTTTGAAACCAGTTGCAGCTTTAATCACCCACGGCCATCTTGATCACACATTCTCAGTAAAGCCACTTGCCGATGGATATGGAATTTCCTCTTATATTCACACCGAAGATCGAGATTTACTTCTAAAACCACAAGGTGCACATGGCGCTGAATTTATTCAAACGCTTGATGCCATGAAATTTGAAGAACCAAATGAAGTTAAAAACTTACGACATGGCGATGAGATCGATCTATTAGATATGAAGATCACCGCGATTCATGCTCCGGGCCATACGCGGGGGAGCACTATGTTTACAATCAATGACGAGTTGTTGATTACTGGAGATGTTCTATTTGCAGGGTCGATCGGACGCACTGATTTGCCTTCAGGATCGCATGAAGCGATGCAAAAGACCCTAAAAACAAGAGTACTTCCCTTGAATGATGGCTTGCGAGTGTTGCCAGGACACGGTCCAGAGACAACAATTAAATTCGAGCGAAAAAATAATCCATATCTGAAAGAATTACAGGCATGA
- a CDS encoding DUF349 domain-containing protein, translating to MTEQINPGSINITPANASAASALIGDPSKFGRVAEDGTVYVRTPEGEKAVGSYPGKTAEEALQYFVRKFEALASEVALTAARITSGAMVPDDAYEAVKKLRQQVRELNGVGDLAALAASVDQIEPLIEGHREAYEAKKVAEAAVKAARREQVMVEKEKIVSEAESLALSENWKVTGDRLKTLLEEWKSAPRLDKKVDGELWKRFSASRNKFDKRRRTHFATLEETSAKVSAAKKALVEQASKLATSTDWVATARAFKTLMDQWKAAGRGKPSEDAKLWAKFKASQDHFFTAKNADLEKREVSMVANLAKREELIVQIEALVPFTDVKAAKNSFRELSRSWEKIGITHRDKRAAMDARVAKVEEAIKSAEAEIWRKTDPAAKARAADVVKQLSDSIANYEKIAAKSTSAGNAKKAQEALDSAAARKVWLAEAEKSLAEFN from the coding sequence ATGACCGAGCAAATCAATCCAGGATCAATCAACATCACACCAGCCAATGCAAGTGCAGCATCTGCGCTAATTGGAGATCCATCAAAGTTCGGTCGAGTCGCAGAAGATGGCACGGTTTATGTTCGTACTCCAGAAGGCGAAAAGGCCGTTGGTTCATATCCCGGAAAAACCGCTGAAGAAGCGTTGCAATATTTTGTAAGAAAATTTGAAGCTCTAGCATCCGAGGTCGCGCTGACCGCAGCCCGCATCACAAGCGGCGCCATGGTTCCAGATGATGCGTATGAAGCAGTCAAGAAGTTACGTCAGCAAGTCCGCGAGTTAAATGGTGTTGGCGATCTCGCAGCACTCGCTGCCTCAGTTGATCAGATTGAGCCACTAATCGAAGGTCACCGCGAAGCATATGAAGCCAAGAAGGTTGCAGAAGCTGCGGTAAAAGCTGCGCGTCGTGAACAAGTAATGGTTGAGAAAGAGAAGATTGTTTCTGAAGCTGAATCGCTAGCGCTCTCTGAAAATTGGAAGGTAACCGGAGATCGCTTAAAAACACTGCTCGAAGAGTGGAAGTCAGCTCCTCGGCTAGATAAGAAAGTAGATGGAGAACTTTGGAAGCGTTTTTCTGCATCACGCAATAAGTTTGATAAGCGTCGTAGAACTCATTTTGCAACTCTAGAAGAGACATCGGCAAAGGTATCTGCGGCTAAGAAAGCACTTGTTGAGCAGGCTTCTAAACTTGCTACCTCCACCGATTGGGTTGCCACTGCGCGTGCTTTCAAAACTCTTATGGATCAATGGAAGGCTGCCGGTCGCGGTAAGCCAAGTGAAGATGCCAAGCTTTGGGCTAAGTTCAAAGCGTCACAAGATCATTTCTTCACCGCAAAGAACGCTGATCTTGAAAAGCGCGAAGTTTCAATGGTTGCAAACCTAGCCAAGCGCGAAGAGTTGATAGTTCAGATTGAGGCGCTAGTGCCATTTACTGATGTAAAAGCCGCGAAGAACTCGTTCCGCGAACTTTCTCGCTCTTGGGAGAAGATCGGCATTACTCATCGTGACAAGCGAGCAGCAATGGATGCGCGAGTAGCTAAAGTCGAAGAAGCGATAAAAAGTGCTGAGGCTGAGATCTGGCGTAAGACAGATCCAGCTGCAAAGGCTCGTGCTGCCGATGTGGTTAAGCAGCTGTCTGATTCAATCGCTAACTACGAGAAGATTGCGGCGAAATCAACCTCTGCCGGAAATGCGAAGAAGGCACAAGAAGCCCTTGATTCAGCTGCTGCTCGTAAGGTCTGGTTGGCCGAGGCTGAAAAGTCTCTCGCTGAATTTAACTAA
- a CDS encoding RelA/SpoT family protein: MNALVAPLLATLKESHPTSRLSEVERAFEIAKQAHVGQMRKSGEEYITHPVAVSQILAELGLNDTTIIASLLHDTVEDTPYSLTQLRSDFGDEIANLVDGVTKLDKLTYGPTAEAETVRKMVVAMSRDIRVLVIKLADRLHNARTWKFVSTESAERKARETLDIYAPLAHRLGMNAIKWELEDLSFEVLEPKKFEEISRLVAERSPSRDALSQEVIDAVQSDLDRDAITATVTGRKKHYFSVYQKMVVRGRDFNDIYDLVGIRVLVNDVKDCYAVLGSIHARWSPVPGRFKDYIAMPKFNLYQSLHTTVIGPNGKAIEIQIRTFEMHSRAEFGIAAHWKYKQGNESKNSSPEMLWLRQLHEWQKETEDPSEFLEALRFDLGSPEVFVFTPKGSVIALPGGSTPVDFAYSVHTDVGSKCAGAKVNGRLVPLDTRLVNGDVIEIVTNKSENAGPSRDWLNFVKSPRARSKIKAHFSKERREEAIDAGRESIARQMRKAGLPLQKIFAGHSLLELAHELRYPDISALYSAVGDGHVSAASIIEKLVVSLGVEDSHPEPTIDVIPTGSHSIRRSSSAIEVEGVGDVLVKLARCCTPVPGDGIIGFITKGSGISVHRDDCINAADLQLNQGERIAKVRWLDGAGSVFLVNIQVEALDRSRLLADVTRALSEQHVNILSAAVNTSKDRTAISKFTFEMADATHLDSVLAAVRAVEGVYDVYRN; encoded by the coding sequence TTGAACGCTCTAGTTGCACCACTATTAGCAACACTTAAAGAGAGCCACCCAACAAGTCGGCTCTCTGAAGTTGAGCGCGCTTTTGAAATCGCAAAGCAGGCCCATGTAGGGCAAATGCGTAAATCCGGTGAAGAGTACATAACTCACCCCGTTGCGGTTTCGCAGATTCTGGCTGAACTTGGTTTAAATGACACAACAATAATCGCCTCCCTTCTGCACGACACCGTTGAAGATACGCCTTACTCGCTCACCCAATTGCGTTCTGATTTCGGCGACGAGATTGCTAACTTAGTTGATGGAGTCACCAAGTTAGATAAATTAACTTACGGTCCGACCGCTGAGGCTGAGACGGTTCGCAAGATGGTCGTTGCCATGTCGCGCGACATTCGAGTACTGGTGATAAAACTTGCAGATCGATTACATAATGCGCGCACTTGGAAGTTTGTTAGCACTGAGAGCGCTGAGCGAAAAGCACGTGAAACTTTAGATATTTATGCCCCTCTAGCGCACCGCTTAGGTATGAATGCAATTAAATGGGAGCTGGAAGACCTCTCCTTCGAGGTTCTGGAACCTAAGAAGTTTGAAGAGATTTCCCGGCTAGTTGCCGAGCGTTCGCCTTCCCGCGATGCGCTGTCACAAGAGGTAATTGATGCGGTGCAAAGTGATCTAGATCGAGATGCGATCACTGCGACAGTTACAGGGCGCAAAAAACATTATTTCAGCGTCTATCAGAAGATGGTGGTGCGAGGACGCGATTTCAACGATATCTATGACTTAGTCGGTATTCGCGTCTTGGTAAATGACGTCAAGGATTGCTACGCGGTTCTTGGTTCGATTCACGCTCGCTGGTCGCCTGTGCCAGGACGATTTAAAGATTACATCGCAATGCCAAAATTCAATCTATACCAGTCATTGCATACTACGGTGATTGGGCCAAACGGCAAGGCGATAGAAATCCAGATTAGAACTTTTGAGATGCATTCCCGTGCTGAATTCGGAATCGCAGCGCACTGGAAGTACAAGCAAGGCAATGAGTCAAAGAACTCCTCACCAGAGATGCTTTGGCTACGCCAGTTGCACGAGTGGCAGAAAGAGACTGAGGATCCTTCAGAATTCCTCGAAGCGCTTCGTTTTGATTTAGGCAGTCCCGAAGTCTTCGTATTTACTCCAAAGGGGAGCGTGATTGCTCTTCCTGGTGGATCTACACCTGTCGACTTCGCATACTCAGTGCATACAGATGTCGGCAGCAAATGCGCTGGCGCAAAAGTAAATGGTCGCTTAGTTCCACTTGATACCCGCTTAGTTAATGGTGATGTGATCGAGATAGTTACCAATAAGAGCGAAAACGCAGGGCCATCACGCGATTGGCTTAACTTTGTTAAATCTCCTCGAGCCAGATCGAAGATCAAAGCGCACTTCAGCAAAGAGCGTCGCGAGGAAGCGATTGATGCTGGGCGCGAATCTATTGCGCGTCAAATGCGTAAAGCAGGACTACCACTTCAGAAAATCTTTGCAGGACATTCTTTACTGGAGCTGGCACACGAACTGCGCTATCCCGATATCTCTGCGCTCTATAGCGCTGTAGGAGATGGGCATGTTTCTGCAGCTTCCATTATTGAAAAATTAGTTGTTTCGCTAGGCGTGGAAGATTCGCACCCTGAACCAACTATCGATGTTATTCCAACCGGATCCCACTCAATCAGACGTTCAAGTAGCGCAATCGAAGTTGAAGGCGTGGGCGATGTGCTAGTGAAGCTAGCCCGCTGCTGTACGCCAGTTCCTGGAGATGGAATTATCGGATTTATCACCAAAGGAAGTGGCATCTCAGTCCATCGCGATGATTGCATCAACGCTGCTGACTTGCAGTTAAATCAAGGCGAACGAATTGCAAAGGTGCGCTGGCTCGATGGAGCCGGAAGCGTATTCCTAGTAAATATCCAAGTAGAGGCGCTAGATCGATCACGTTTGTTGGCAGATGTAACGAGAGCGCTATCTGAACAGCATGTAAATATTTTAAGCGCTGCAGTGAATACCTCAAAGGATCGAACCGCGATCAGCAAGTTCACCTTTGAAATGGCAGATGCGACGCATCTCGACTCAGTCTTAGCTGCAGTACGCGCCGTTGAAGGCGTCTACGACGTCTATCGCAACTAA
- the secF gene encoding protein translocase subunit SecF, which produces MVKISGLGGRLYSGETSFNIVGNRRRWYSISAIFILLSIGALLIQGLHLGIEFKGGSSYTVNKAGTTVEQARAAVADVDIPGEIIVQKIGDDKVKVQTGALSAAQSTAVEKALTIAFNVPLESIDTQLIGPSWGKEITKKALYGLIAFLIVIMIFLTMIFEPKMAVSAIVAVVHDVFITVGIYALVGFDVTPATVIGFLTILGYSLYDTVVVFDKVRENTKSVAAVGKVTYSQAANLAVNQTIVRSANTSLIALLPVGAILFVGAGLLGAGTLKDLSLALFIGLAVGTYSSIFIAPPFLASLREKEPAMQALAKRVASRGGADPVSASVSANSERAAIRPSVGRGPRNQPKRKGRK; this is translated from the coding sequence ATGGTAAAAATCTCAGGTCTTGGCGGTCGTCTTTACTCTGGCGAAACTTCATTTAACATCGTTGGTAATCGCCGTCGTTGGTACTCAATCTCAGCAATTTTCATCTTGCTATCAATAGGTGCCCTCTTGATTCAAGGTCTTCACCTTGGAATCGAATTTAAGGGTGGTTCTTCTTACACAGTAAATAAGGCGGGCACGACAGTTGAACAAGCACGCGCCGCTGTTGCAGATGTTGATATTCCAGGAGAAATCATTGTTCAGAAGATCGGTGATGACAAAGTAAAGGTTCAGACTGGTGCGCTTTCTGCGGCACAGTCAACGGCGGTTGAAAAGGCTTTGACTATCGCCTTTAATGTGCCGCTTGAATCAATCGATACTCAGTTGATCGGACCTTCATGGGGTAAGGAAATTACCAAGAAGGCGCTGTACGGACTTATCGCATTCTTAATCGTAATTATGATCTTCTTGACGATGATCTTTGAACCCAAGATGGCAGTTTCTGCGATCGTGGCCGTTGTGCATGACGTCTTTATTACAGTTGGAATCTATGCACTCGTCGGGTTCGATGTTACCCCCGCAACTGTGATCGGATTCTTAACGATCCTTGGTTATTCGCTGTATGACACCGTTGTTGTATTCGATAAGGTTCGCGAGAACACCAAATCTGTTGCTGCAGTGGGCAAAGTTACATATTCACAAGCGGCAAACTTGGCTGTTAATCAGACAATCGTGCGTTCTGCTAACACTTCTTTGATTGCACTTCTTCCAGTTGGTGCGATCCTCTTTGTAGGTGCTGGCTTACTTGGCGCCGGAACTCTCAAGGATCTATCCCTTGCTTTGTTTATCGGGCTTGCAGTTGGTACTTACTCTTCAATCTTTATCGCTCCACCATTCCTGGCATCACTTCGCGAGAAGGAACCAGCGATGCAAGCACTTGCAAAGCGAGTTGCATCGCGCGGGGGAGCAGATCCAGTCTCAGCATCAGTGAGTGCAAATAGTGAGAGAGCGGCGATACGCCCAAGCGTTGGTCGCGGACCTCGCAATCAACCAAAGCGCAAGGGTCGCAAGTAA
- the secD gene encoding protein translocase subunit SecD, which produces MSTPNKTVKSPARSGRALLILALIIFGLLATTFIQGVSSVKLGLDLRGGTSVTLQPRASNDSNKVTSEAIDQAVSIIRQRVDSIGVAESEVTAQGSGTNRQIVISVPGDSGRRVVDLVGQTAELRFRQVLAEGSGISNPADTSTAATPAAGVNADLNAKYAALDCTDPASREGTGADSPADTIVSCSRDGGAKYILAPAEVLGTQVSSAEAGYDPSQGLAWFVSLTFNGDGTKAFGALTNRVTSLQSPLNQVAIVLDGLVVSAPRINEAIPSGNAQITGSFSQVEAQDLANVLKYGALPLAFDRGEVQQVSPTLGADQLSAGLLAGALGLGLVLIYSLLYYRGLGLVVVGSLALAAAIVYLLFLVLGETIGFTLTLAGIAGAIVAIGVTADSFIVFFERIRDEAREGRSIRSAVESGWAKARHTILVADAVSLIAAALLYFFAVGGVRGFAFTLGLTTLVDLIIVFFFTKPMVSILAGVKFFSSGHPLSGLSPKSIGMKNYRTASITTDSTKTVSTQSVSTLEA; this is translated from the coding sequence ATGTCCACACCAAATAAAACTGTGAAGAGCCCTGCCCGCTCTGGCCGCGCCCTTTTGATTCTGGCGCTCATTATCTTCGGTCTACTTGCAACCACCTTTATCCAGGGTGTTTCTTCGGTCAAGCTAGGTCTCGATCTTCGAGGCGGAACCAGCGTGACGCTGCAACCCCGAGCGTCAAATGACTCCAACAAGGTAACTTCTGAGGCGATAGATCAAGCAGTCTCAATTATTCGCCAACGCGTTGACTCAATTGGTGTAGCAGAGAGTGAAGTAACTGCTCAAGGAAGCGGAACCAATCGACAGATCGTTATCTCTGTTCCAGGAGATAGCGGACGTCGCGTTGTGGATCTTGTTGGCCAAACTGCAGAGCTTCGTTTTCGTCAGGTACTAGCAGAAGGTTCTGGCATATCAAATCCTGCTGACACTTCAACTGCTGCAACACCTGCAGCCGGCGTTAACGCTGATCTCAATGCGAAGTACGCCGCACTTGATTGCACCGATCCTGCTAGTCGTGAAGGTACTGGCGCTGATAGTCCGGCCGACACAATTGTTTCTTGTTCTCGCGATGGCGGTGCAAAGTACATTCTCGCTCCAGCCGAAGTTCTCGGAACTCAAGTCTCTTCCGCCGAGGCTGGATATGACCCATCACAAGGCCTTGCTTGGTTTGTTTCTCTAACCTTCAATGGCGATGGCACAAAGGCATTTGGCGCACTAACTAACCGCGTAACTTCGCTGCAATCACCGCTCAATCAAGTTGCGATTGTTCTCGATGGTCTAGTTGTTTCTGCACCAAGAATTAATGAAGCGATTCCATCAGGAAATGCTCAGATCACTGGGTCTTTCTCACAAGTTGAAGCGCAAGATCTTGCAAATGTTCTTAAATACGGAGCTTTGCCGTTGGCATTCGACCGCGGTGAGGTGCAGCAAGTATCACCAACCCTGGGCGCTGACCAGTTAAGCGCTGGCCTTTTGGCTGGCGCGTTGGGACTTGGTTTAGTTCTTATCTATTCACTTCTTTACTATCGCGGACTCGGTCTCGTAGTAGTTGGTTCACTTGCGCTAGCAGCTGCAATTGTTTACCTGCTCTTCCTAGTACTCGGTGAAACGATTGGATTTACTCTCACCTTGGCAGGTATCGCTGGTGCCATTGTGGCGATCGGTGTTACCGCAGACTCATTTATCGTCTTCTTCGAACGTATCCGCGATGAAGCGCGTGAAGGCCGTTCAATCCGCTCTGCGGTTGAAAGTGGTTGGGCTAAGGCGCGTCACACGATTTTGGTTGCAGATGCTGTTTCTCTGATTGCGGCTGCTTTGCTCTACTTCTTCGCAGTTGGTGGCGTACGTGGCTTTGCTTTCACTCTAGGTCTCACAACACTTGTCGATTTAATTATCGTCTTCTTCTTCACCAAGCCAATGGTGAGCATCTTGGCCGGAGTTAAATTCTTCTCTTCCGGTCATCCGCTTTCGGGGCTATCGCCTAAGAGCATCGGTATGAAGAATTATAGAACTGCATCGATCACAACTGATTCAACCAAAACTGTTTCTACCCAGTCTGTTTCAACATTGGAGGCATAA
- the ruvB gene encoding Holliday junction branch migration DNA helicase RuvB codes for MSDDRLVAPEFSQDDSAAEHALRPKTLDDFIGQHRVRDQIDVLLSAARSRGSAADHILLSGPPGLGKTTLALILASEMQTPIRITSGPAITHAGDLAAILSSLVEGEILFLDEIHRLPRPAEELLYLAMEDFRVDVVVGKGPGATAIPLQLPRFTLVGATTRAGLLPSPLRDRFGFTAHLDFYESTELAEVIRRSAALLQLTIEEEAVLEVAGRSRGTPRIANRLLRRVRDYAQVRTSGGTSAKAANALTHSDAMAALEMYEVDEKGLDRLDRSVLTALIERFNGGPVGLSTLAIAVGEETETVEAVAEPFLVRNGFMARTPRGRIATELGWRHLGRTPPAGIATLFDTPAPNA; via the coding sequence ATGAGCGATGATCGTTTAGTAGCGCCAGAATTTAGTCAGGATGACTCAGCTGCCGAACACGCGCTACGTCCAAAGACTCTCGATGATTTCATTGGACAGCATCGCGTTCGAGATCAGATTGATGTCTTGTTATCAGCAGCACGTTCACGCGGCTCGGCCGCCGATCACATCCTGCTTAGCGGTCCACCCGGACTCGGAAAGACAACTCTTGCTTTGATTTTAGCTAGCGAAATGCAAACACCGATTCGTATAACCAGCGGTCCTGCGATCACTCACGCTGGAGATTTAGCGGCGATTTTATCTTCACTAGTTGAAGGAGAGATTCTCTTCTTGGATGAGATTCACCGTTTGCCAAGACCTGCTGAAGAACTTCTCTACCTTGCAATGGAGGATTTCCGCGTTGATGTTGTCGTAGGTAAAGGACCGGGAGCAACTGCGATTCCATTACAACTGCCGCGCTTTACATTAGTTGGGGCAACTACACGCGCAGGATTACTTCCTAGTCCGCTGAGGGATCGCTTCGGCTTTACTGCACATCTTGATTTCTATGAGTCCACTGAACTTGCTGAAGTAATTCGTCGCAGCGCTGCTTTACTGCAACTGACAATTGAAGAAGAGGCGGTACTTGAAGTTGCTGGCAGGTCTCGCGGCACACCACGTATCGCCAATCGTTTATTGCGTCGCGTCCGCGACTATGCCCAAGTTCGCACAAGTGGTGGAACCAGCGCTAAAGCTGCAAATGCCCTCACTCACTCAGATGCGATGGCCGCGCTTGAAATGTATGAAGTAGATGAGAAAGGTTTGGATCGACTAGATCGTTCAGTGCTGACCGCACTTATCGAGCGATTTAATGGGGGACCGGTTGGTCTTTCAACGCTGGCGATTGCAGTGGGTGAAGAGACGGAAACGGTCGAAGCCGTGGCTGAGCCATTCTTGGTAAGAAATGGTTTTATGGCCCGCACTCCGCGGGGTCGTATCGCCACCGAACTCGGGTGGCGCCATTTAGGGCGAACCCCTCCTGCTGGGATCGCAACCCTTTTCGACACGCCCGCGCCCAACGCATAG
- the ruvA gene encoding Holliday junction branch migration protein RuvA: MISLVNGVVRSISLDRVIVEVGGVGLSLAVTQKTSAQLNIGVQVQLFTTLVVREDALTLYGFLEDGDRALFELVQTVSGIGPKVALSIVSALSPSQLAVAVAQEDISAIEKVPGIGRKGAQRLILELKGKLTDFGTSSKSDRHQPVWREQLTSALVSLGFSAKDSDAAISQVVARLSEDGVDAQTLELSDLLKRALSQGGR; encoded by the coding sequence ATGATTTCACTTGTAAACGGCGTTGTCCGCTCTATTTCGCTAGATAGGGTAATAGTTGAAGTCGGCGGAGTCGGTCTATCTCTAGCAGTTACGCAGAAAACTTCCGCTCAGTTGAATATCGGTGTTCAGGTCCAGTTGTTTACAACTCTGGTGGTTCGTGAGGATGCGCTAACGCTTTATGGTTTTCTAGAAGACGGAGATCGTGCGCTTTTCGAATTAGTTCAGACAGTTAGTGGAATTGGTCCAAAGGTTGCACTCTCAATTGTTTCGGCGCTATCACCATCGCAGTTAGCCGTTGCTGTAGCCCAGGAAGATATCTCTGCTATTGAAAAGGTTCCTGGAATTGGCCGCAAGGGTGCACAGCGTTTAATCCTTGAGTTAAAGGGCAAGTTAACTGATTTTGGAACCTCTTCGAAGAGTGATCGCCATCAACCAGTTTGGCGTGAACAATTAACTAGCGCACTTGTCTCGCTCGGATTTAGCGCTAAAGATTCAGATGCGGCAATTTCACAAGTAGTAGCGCGGCTTTCTGAAGATGGCGTCGATGCGCAAACTCTTGAACTCTCCGATCTCTTAAAGCGCGCACTTTCGCAAGGTGGGCGTTAA
- the ruvC gene encoding crossover junction endodeoxyribonuclease RuvC, giving the protein MSQATLRVLGIDPGLTRCGIGVIEGLPGSPLKLISVGVIKTPSDNPLEQRLLQLEEEITSWVSKYQPDRIAVERVFSQHNVRTVMGTGQAAGIALLVAARAGIPVVMHTPSEVKAAVTGSGRANKVQVAEMVKRLLSLTEIPKPVDSTDALALAICHIWRGGGNSKIESALAAEKSRLAKLVRK; this is encoded by the coding sequence ATGAGCCAAGCAACGCTGAGAGTTTTGGGTATCGACCCAGGCCTTACGCGCTGCGGCATAGGGGTTATTGAAGGCCTACCTGGCTCGCCACTTAAGTTGATTAGCGTGGGGGTCATCAAGACTCCAAGTGATAACCCTCTAGAACAGCGTCTCTTGCAACTCGAAGAAGAGATCACCAGTTGGGTGAGTAAATATCAACCTGATCGCATCGCTGTTGAGAGAGTTTTCTCGCAACACAATGTTCGTACTGTCATGGGCACCGGACAAGCTGCCGGTATCGCATTGCTAGTTGCCGCAAGAGCGGGAATCCCAGTTGTAATGCACACACCAAGTGAAGTTAAAGCTGCGGTAACTGGTTCAGGTCGCGCAAATAAAGTGCAAGTGGCTGAGATGGTCAAGAGATTACTTTCCTTAACTGAGATTCCTAAACCTGTCGATAGCACCGATGCGCTGGCACTTGCCATCTGCCACATTTGGCGTGGCGGCGGCAATAGCAAGATTGAATCAGCACTTGCTGCTGAAAAATCACGGCTAGCCAAGTTGGTGCGCAAATGA
- a CDS encoding YebC/PmpR family DNA-binding transcriptional regulator has translation MSGHSKWATTKHKKAVIDSRRAKNFAKLIKAIEVASRNGGPDVDGNPTLFDAIAKAKKNSMPADNIERAVKRGAGLESGGSDWQTIMYEGYGPNGVAIMIECLSDSRNRAASEVRVAVTRNGGSMADPGSVSYLFNRKGVIIIAKAESVTEEKILESVLEAGAEEVNDLGESFEVVCEASDLVAVRTALQNSGLDYESADSSFLPSMSIPLDAEGATKVFELIDAIEELDDVQNVYSNFDVSDEVMASLS, from the coding sequence ATGTCAGGCCATTCCAAATGGGCAACGACAAAGCATAAGAAAGCGGTAATCGATAGCCGCCGTGCAAAGAACTTTGCAAAACTCATTAAGGCCATTGAAGTTGCATCACGTAATGGTGGGCCAGATGTTGATGGCAATCCAACTCTCTTTGATGCGATCGCAAAGGCAAAGAAAAACTCGATGCCCGCCGATAACATCGAAAGAGCGGTAAAGCGTGGCGCTGGACTCGAATCTGGCGGATCTGACTGGCAGACAATTATGTACGAAGGTTACGGTCCAAATGGCGTTGCGATCATGATTGAATGTTTATCTGATAGCCGAAATCGCGCAGCTTCAGAAGTTCGTGTAGCCGTAACTCGCAACGGTGGTTCAATGGCAGATCCCGGATCAGTTTCCTATCTCTTTAATCGCAAGGGTGTAATCATCATTGCTAAGGCGGAGTCGGTAACTGAAGAGAAAATTCTCGAGTCTGTGCTTGAAGCCGGAGCCGAAGAAGTAAACGATTTAGGTGAATCTTTTGAGGTTGTCTGTGAGGCTAGCGATCTGGTTGCAGTTCGCACAGCGTTGCAGAACTCAGGCCTTGATTACGAATCCGCCGATTCATCATTCTTGCCATCGATGTCCATTCCCTTGGATGCAGAAGGTGCCACCAAGGTCTTCGAACTAATTGATGCCATTGAAGAGTTGGATGATGTGCAGAATGTTTACAGCAACTTCGATGTCTCAGACGAGGTTATGGCGAGCCTTTCCTAG
- the pdxT gene encoding pyridoxal 5'-phosphate synthase glutaminase subunit PdxT: MKIGVLALQGDFREHLVAAKSAGHAALTVRRPEELAEVDALILPGGESTTIAHLANTFNLMQPIRDRIKSGMPVYGSCAGMILLADRIIDGSDGQETFGGIDMTVRRNAFGRQVDSFESDLDFQGGNLHAVFIRAPWVEEVGATAEVLATVKTAKGSHAVAVRQGRLLATSFHPELTGDLRVHRYFFDQVCTGAIK; the protein is encoded by the coding sequence ATGAAGATTGGCGTTCTCGCTCTTCAAGGTGATTTTCGCGAACACCTCGTTGCAGCAAAGAGCGCTGGCCATGCTGCGCTAACTGTGCGTCGTCCAGAAGAGCTTGCTGAAGTAGATGCGCTGATTCTTCCTGGGGGAGAATCAACAACGATTGCACATCTTGCAAATACCTTTAACTTGATGCAGCCGATAAGAGATCGAATCAAATCAGGTATGCCGGTCTATGGATCATGCGCAGGAATGATTCTTTTAGCTGATCGAATTATTGATGGATCGGATGGTCAAGAAACTTTCGGTGGCATTGATATGACCGTGCGAAGAAATGCCTTTGGTCGCCAAGTTGATTCCTTTGAAAGCGATCTTGATTTTCAAGGCGGCAATCTTCACGCGGTCTTCATTCGTGCGCCTTGGGTAGAAGAAGTCGGCGCAACGGCCGAGGTCCTAGCAACAGTGAAAACTGCGAAGGGATCGCACGCGGTGGCTGTTCGACAAGGAAGGCTCTTGGCAACCTCATTCCATCCCGAGTTAACTGGAGATTTACGCGTACATCGCTACTTCTTTGATCAAGTCTGTACAGGCGCGATAAAGTAA